From a single Apium graveolens cultivar Ventura chromosome 2, ASM990537v1, whole genome shotgun sequence genomic region:
- the LOC141698520 gene encoding uncharacterized protein LOC141698520 has translation MAKDAWEILQKSFQGIKKVKKVRLQVLRGEFKNLKMKSSENIGEFVTHLKTVTNEMKRNGESLDDFRVMKKLLHSLTRKFDYIVTSIEESKDLSTISIDELLGSVQAHEQRMN, from the coding sequence ATGGCTAAAGATGCGTGGGAGATTTTGCAAAAATCTTTTCAAGGAATCAAAAAAGTAAAAAAAGTGCGGCTCCAGGTGCTACGCGGGGAATTCAAAAATTTGAAGATGAAGAGTTCAGAAAACATTGGTGAATTTGTTACGCATTTGAAAACGGTGACAAATGAGATGAAAAGAAATGGGGAAAGTCTCGATGATTTTCGGGTCATGAAAAAATTGCTCCATTCGTTGACAAGAAAATTTGATTATATAGTTACTTCCATCGAGGAGTCAAAAGATCTATCCACAATTTCAATTGACGAGCTCCTAGGTTCTGTTCAAGCCCACGAGCAGCGAATGAATTAA
- the LOC141708251 gene encoding acidic endochitinase-like, giving the protein MASSFPIIFLLFITLTSSLFHSSQGAGIAIYWGQSGNEGTLASTCASGNYKYVLIAFLTTFGSGRTPVLNLASHCTPSSNGCRVLSNVISNCQKNGIKVLLSLGGGSNSATSMSSAADARQVATYLYNNFLGGQSASRPFGSAILDGIDFDIETGSSLYFDDLARALSGFSTSQRKVYLSAAPQCPIPDAKLNAAIQTGLFDYVWIQFYNNPQCHYTGTATNLLARWRQWASALPSRSQIFLGLPAASAAAPSGGYISPNALISQVLPTIKTTPRYGGIMLWNKLFDKTYSSAIKNSI; this is encoded by the coding sequence ATGGCAAGCTCTTTCCCTATTATCTTTTTGCTATTCATCACACTCACTTCTTCCCTCTTCCATTCCTCCCAAGGGGCTGGAATTGCCATTTATTGGGGACAAAGCGGGAATGAAGGCACATTAGCTTCTACCTGTGCCTCAGGAAACTACAAGTATGTACTTATTGCTTTCTTAACCACCTTTGGGAGTGGAAGAACTCCGGTCCTGAATTTAGCAAGCCATTGCACTCCCAGCTCTAACGGCTGCAGAGTCTTGAGCAACGTTATCTCCAACTGCCAAAAAAATGGTATCAAAGTCCTCCTCTCTCTTGGTGGTGGTTCAAACTCAGCTACAAGCATGTCTTCTGCGGCTGATGCTAGGCAAGTAGCTACCTACCTCTACAACAACTTCTTAGGTGGCCAATCAGCTTCTCGACCTTTTGGGAGCGCCATTTTAGATGGCATCGACTTTGATATTGAAACAGGTTCGAGTCTTTACTTTGATGATCTTGCTCGGGCTCTCTCGGGGTTCAGTACATCACAGAGGAAAGTCTACTTGTCAGCAGCACCACAATGTCCAATCCCTGATGCTAAACTAAATGCTGCAATACAAACCGGACTTTTCGACTACGTATGGATACAGTTTTACAACAACCCACAGTGTCATTACACAGGTACTGCTACTAATCTTTTGGCAAGGTGGAGACAGTGGGCCTCTGCGCTTCCTTCGCGCAGTCAGATCTTTCTTGGATTGCCGGCAGCTTCTGCAGCAGCGCCTAGCGGTGGTTATATTTCACCTAATGCATTAATCTCTCAAGTTCTTCCAACGATAAAGACTACTCCAAGATATGGGGGGATCATGCTGTGGAATAAGCTGTTCGATAAAACTTACAGTTCCGCTATCAAGAACAGTATCTAA
- the LOC141708252 gene encoding uncharacterized protein LOC141708252 → MDYSKTQRILLLIDLNPLLHLPNPNPYLNSILTSSKILLSFSPLSASLFAFKFFFSSLSPLRSSSALYFLSNAVSFDLPSRTLDSLSTILNSLSLSSFGALNDSNLPPKASNMVQSLLQLLHDYAWEALNIDDVDGVSGNCRDFPALSSNLVVLFSPVCRSITCLAEFVGLDIADGVDSVFCKHFGGVNDRFVSKDIRVSWVDVNYENESRDDIDEVNEFTTLVENGIRSLGWGFCSTDSIILGSALVPFGLIYPYIGASFIVDNNNNELNKSINGELRLKVSDVSGKPLECNCSELELLRVRSVSTSGVPLNEGFDKDQRFFDQFGGGNAMLRVEMVQKIQEITKQSHNQFLVRVSSEVSGRSRNKSVDKFFADRVLEQIAERSGESSNFNPKWQIFLSFLYREGLWALVSILYENGDSCKGLLKPLTVHSALLSFINDRINKVSSDPGIKCGVSTSEICAPLVDGKRKKIKKNVLQDLTWSTFCKAAFELSNFDLAEVYFAREFAKSKKMKFLKCWLRQIQKSSLDHHIPPDKSKSHQHKIKKSDERLSKTHREIEMPICSQVSSEPPEMQDGVASASCSETAETFFSNLPKKIQHGLEAEGVDLQILAQRLVNASIHWLHQTQGGNRQKNQTPELENTFDRTPSAKLIELLTRDPKKLKRQNSNTSVQASDQGSTSEILVREYELQILLRMEILQSEVAGSIEGLTKQKLVKQICTLLDIIQYLVEGGIHGHVSLYDYAERTIKTRYQHNLGDVVDKIYTQMDLLPFGEEDENNLIQLNSEDSNHSWRDNLFSKDSQKMISTEDESSQPLEITDGSPQEIKREEHEHAQKLSEARKRRERARRFVSFTSSVPDLQRVWAPKQPKAGTIKSQSLSSKSKRKERQRSAYTVVCETPMSGKNCSGSQRTKKRDKMLEDQGSYSFNCVSKALFQDDH, encoded by the exons ATGGATTACTCGAAAACACAGCGCATACTCCTCTTAATAGACTTAAACCCCCTCCTCCACCTCCCAAACCCTAACCCTTACCTCAATTCAATCCTCACTTCCTCCAAAATCCTCCTCTCCTTCTCTCCTCTCTCCGCTTCGCTCTTCGCCTTCAAATTCTTCTTCTCGTCTCTCTCGCCTCTTCGTTCCTCCTCCGCTCTTTATTTCCTCTCCAACGCCGTCTCCTTTGATCTCCCTTCTCGTACTCTCGATTCCCTTTCGACAATTCTCAATTCACTATCATTATCCTCTTTTGGAGCCCTAAATGACTCTAATTTGCCTCCGAAGGCGTCGAATATGGTTCAGTCATTGCTTCAATTGTTGCACGATTACGCTTGGGAAGCTCTGAATATTGATGATGTGGATGGTGTTTCAGGTAATTGTCGTGATTTTCCGGCTTTATCGTCTAATTTGGTTGTTTTGTTTTCGCCTGTTTGTAGATCGATTACTTGTTTAGCTGAATTTGTTGGGTTGGATATTGCGGATGGGGTGGATTCGGTATTTTGTAAACATTTTGGTGGTGTTAATGATAGATTTGTTAGTAAAGACATTCGTGTTAGTTGGGTTGATGTTAATTATGAGAATGAGAGTAGGGATGATATTGATGAGGTAAATGAGTTTACGACTTTGGTTGAGAATGGGATTAGGAGTTTGGGTTGGGGGTTTTGCTCAACGGATTCCATTATTTTAGGTTCTGCTTTAGTTCCTTTTGGATTGATATATCCGTATATTGGGGCTTCATTTATTGTAGATAATAACAATAATGAGTTGAATAAGAGTATTAATGGCGAATTAAGGCTTAAGGTTTCCGATGTTAGTGGCAAGCCTTTGGAATGCAATTGTTCTGAGCTTGAATTATTGAGGGTTAGATCAGTCAGTACAAGTGGTGTGCCCCTTAATGAGGGATTCGACAAAGATCAGCGGTTCTTTGATCAATTTGGTGGAGGAAATGCAATGCTGCGAGTTGAGATGGTTCAGAAGATTCAGGAAATTACAAAACAATCACACAATCAATTTTTAGTGCGAGTTTCATCAGAAGTATCTGGGAGAAGCAGAAACAAGAGTGTAGATAAATTTTTTGCCGATAGAGTTCTTGAACAAATTGCAGAAAGAAGCGGTGAGTCGAGTAATTTTAATCCCAAATGGCAAATTTTCTTGAGTTTTCTCTATAGGGAAGGTTTGTGGGCTTTAGTGTCGATATTATATGAGAATGGCGATTCATGCAAGGGGCTCCTAAAGCCTTTAACTGTTCATTCGGCTCTTCTCTCATTTATAAATGATAGGATTAATAAGGTATCATCTGATCCTGGTATTAAGTGTGGGGTCTCAACATCTGAAATTTGTGCACCACTGGTGGATGGAAAAAggaagaaaattaaaaaaaatgtgcTGCAGGATCTCACGTGGAGTACATTCTGCAAAGCGGCCTTTGAGCTCTCTAATTTCGATCTGGCTGAGGTCTACTTTGCCAGAGAATTTGCAAAATCTAAGAAGATGAAATTTCTGAAATGTTGGTTACGACAAATTCAAAAGTCTAGTTTGGATCACCATATACCTCCAGATAAATCCAAGTCACATCAGCACAAAATAAAAAAAAGTGATGAAAGACTGAGTAAGACGCACCGCGAAATTGAAATGCCCATTTGTAGCCAGGTTTCATCAGAACCGCCAGAAATGCAAGATGGAGTTGCATCAGCTTCTTGCTCAGAAACTGCAGAAACCTTTTTCTCTAATCTACCTAAAAAGATTCAGCATGGTCTTGAAGCTGAAGGGGTTGACCTGCAAATCTTAGCCCAGAGACTTGTAAACGCATCCATCCATTGGTTACATCAAACACAAGGAGGCAACAGACAGAAAAATCAAACCCCTGAGTTAGAAAACACTTTTGACAGAACTCCAAGTGCCAAACTAATAGAACTTCTGACAAGGGATCCCAAGAAATTGAAGAGGCAGAATAGTAACACATCCGTGCAAGCATCTGATCAGGGTTCTACATCGGAAATTTTAGTCAGAGA ATATGAATTACAGATTTTGCTGCGAATGGAAATACTGCAGTCAGAGGTAGCAGGCTCTATTGAAGGTCTTACAAAGCAAAAGCTTGTTAAACAAATATGCACCCTATTAGATATTATTCAGTATCTTGTTGAAGGTGGCATCCATGGCCATGTGAGCCTCTATGATTATGCTGAAAGGACAATTAAGACTAG GTATCAACATAATCTTGGAGATGTGGTAGATAAAATCTACACACAAATGGATCTATTGCCGTTTGGTGAAGAAGATGAAAACAACCTTATCCAGCTCAACAGTGAGGACAGTAACCACTCTTGGAGGGATAACCTATTTAGCAAAGATTCCCAAAAAATGATCTCTACTGAAGATGAGTCTTCCCAACCACTTGAAATTACTGATGGAAGTCCCCAGGAAATAAAGAGAGAAGAACATGAACATGCCCAAAAGTTAAGTGAGGCTCGTAAGAGGAGAGAGAGGGCCAGAAGATTTGTATCATTCACAAGTTCGGTACCAGATTTGCAGAGGGTGTGGGCCCCAAAGCAGCCAAAGGCTGGGACAATAAAATCTCAGTCTCTCTCCTCTAAATCCAAAAGGAAGGAAAGACAAAGGTCTGCTTACACAGTGGTATGTGAGACCCCAATGTCCGGGAAGAATTGTTCAGGCTCTCAAAGAACTAAGAAACGTGATAAAATGCTCGAAGATCAGGGTAGTTATTCTTTTAATTGTGTATCTAAAGCATTGTTTCAAGATGATCATTAA